A DNA window from Candidatus Neomarinimicrobiota bacterium contains the following coding sequences:
- the dmeF gene encoding CDF family Co(II)/Ni(II) efflux transporter DmeF, with translation MDQQENETKTWRVFALTFIMMFIEIGAGYLTGSMALLADGWHMGTHAAAFGIGIFAYRYARKNIDSRRFSFGPGKVTTLGGFASAVALAVVALFMIIESIERFVEPVSIQFSEAIIVAIMGLIVNIISAILLMGTSIEDHTHSHDIDDLNLHSAYFHVLADALTSILAIGALLMGKYWGWQMMDPLMGIIGAIIILKWSKGLLSSSAEILLDRAAGNEIETAIRGEVEKREGSVLDLKIWFVGPNEMAAAMKVSRASPVGPDWINGILRNIPGLSYLNVETFSNENQN, from the coding sequence ATGGATCAGCAGGAGAACGAAACCAAAACGTGGCGAGTATTTGCCCTGACCTTTATCATGATGTTTATAGAAATCGGAGCCGGCTATTTGACGGGTTCCATGGCTCTGCTGGCGGATGGCTGGCATATGGGAACCCACGCCGCTGCCTTTGGGATTGGAATTTTTGCCTATCGATATGCTCGCAAAAATATTGATAGCAGGCGGTTTTCATTTGGACCGGGCAAGGTGACAACCCTGGGAGGTTTTGCCAGCGCTGTGGCTCTGGCTGTTGTAGCTCTTTTTATGATCATAGAATCTATTGAACGATTTGTTGAACCGGTTTCAATTCAATTTAGCGAGGCCATTATTGTCGCCATCATGGGATTGATTGTTAATATTATCTCAGCCATTCTTTTAATGGGCACTTCAATCGAGGATCACACCCATAGTCATGATATCGATGATCTTAACTTACACTCCGCCTATTTTCATGTGTTGGCAGATGCGCTAACATCAATCCTTGCCATTGGTGCACTGCTTATGGGAAAATATTGGGGCTGGCAGATGATGGATCCACTTATGGGAATAATTGGTGCCATAATTATCCTTAAATGGTCAAAAGGCTTGCTATCCTCCTCAGCAGAAATCTTGCTGGATCGTGCCGCAGGCAATGAAATAGAAACAGCCATTCGTGGAGAAGTTGAGAAACGAGAAGGTTCTGTTCTTGATCTTAAGATATGGTTTGTAGGACCCAACGAGATGGCGGCGGCTATGAAAGTATCCAGGGCTTCGCCTGTGGGACCTGATTGGATTAATGGTATCTTGAGGAATATCCCTGGTTTATCATACCTGAATGTTGAAACATTTTCGAACGAAAATCAGAATTAA
- the hppD gene encoding 4-hydroxyphenylpyruvate dioxygenase — MLRMNKEGSEMSDSLGIRKYDYVEFYVGSAKMVAYWYAKALGLKIEGYSGPETGCRDRISYYLTQNDLKIVITGSLQPSTVDISAFLNLHGDGLKRWAIEVDDVEKIFNHAVKQGAVIQRRPQKIENEHGYITEAAIRLYDDTELVYINRDNYKHIFQPDYDRPIQDIQMTSGNAGLIGIDHIVGNVRENEMDKWADYYVRTMNFETFIDFKKGDIGTKYSALLSKVVRSEKSTIKNPINEPYEGEKKSQIEEYIEQYHGTGVQHIAIQTDDIIHTIRTLRENGVEFLNVPDTYYDTLRARDDINIKENIDELQDLKILCDNESGGYLLQLFTKPIGDRPTFFFEFIQRAGAQGFGKGNFQALFEAIEEDQGLRGNL; from the coding sequence ATGCTCCGCATGAACAAAGAGGGAAGTGAAATGTCTGATTCATTGGGAATCCGCAAGTATGACTATGTAGAATTTTATGTGGGCTCGGCCAAGATGGTGGCCTATTGGTACGCAAAAGCCCTGGGACTGAAAATTGAGGGTTACTCTGGACCTGAAACGGGCTGTCGAGACAGAATTTCTTATTATCTCACCCAGAACGACTTGAAAATTGTAATCACCGGAAGTCTCCAACCCAGCACAGTTGATATATCAGCCTTCCTCAATCTGCATGGTGATGGGTTGAAGCGCTGGGCCATTGAAGTGGACGATGTGGAGAAAATATTTAATCATGCTGTGAAGCAGGGAGCTGTCATTCAGAGACGTCCTCAAAAAATTGAAAATGAGCACGGCTATATCACTGAAGCTGCGATTCGTCTGTACGACGATACTGAACTGGTTTATATCAATCGGGACAACTACAAGCATATATTCCAACCTGATTATGACAGACCGATCCAGGATATCCAGATGACCTCAGGGAATGCAGGTTTGATCGGTATAGATCATATCGTGGGTAATGTGCGTGAAAATGAAATGGACAAATGGGCCGACTATTATGTTCGCACCATGAACTTTGAAACCTTTATTGATTTTAAAAAGGGAGATATTGGGACAAAATATTCAGCCCTTTTATCTAAGGTTGTTCGTTCAGAAAAATCCACTATCAAAAACCCCATCAATGAGCCCTATGAAGGGGAAAAGAAATCTCAGATTGAAGAATACATCGAGCAGTATCATGGAACAGGCGTTCAACACATCGCCATACAGACCGATGATATCATACACACTATTCGCACCCTGCGTGAAAATGGGGTGGAGTTCCTTAATGTGCCAGATACCTACTATGACACCTTGAGAGCCAGGGATGATATCAATATTAAAGAGAATATTGATGAGCTCCAGGATCTGAAGATTCTGTGTGATAATGAGTCTGGTGGGTATTTATTGCAATTATTCACCAAGCCCATAGGAGATAGACCCACCTTTTTCTTTGAGTTTATTCAACGAGCTGGTGCCCAGGGATTTGGGAAGGGCAATTTTCAAGCATTGTTTGAAGCCATTGAAGAGGATCAGGGCTTAAGAGGAAATCTATAG
- a CDS encoding homogentisate 1,2-dioxygenase: MPFYHKLGEIPRVKHTTFYKEDEQELYREELVSSKGFSGIYSNLYHHHIPSATRAIQEVSLEISKAWVDAPVVYTHCNTDKSPLGGDYINSREKLLENSQCAISTARVSRDSDLFYRNARASELIFVHHGSGLLKSSYGVNPFGPGDQIVIPKGTIYSMEFEDYDNNKLLIIESTSAFDIPKHFRNEYGQLTEDAPFCERDFRPPEYMEAVDKSGEFKLLVKMDDQFAEHILPHHPFDVVGWDGYLYPFTFNIKDYHPKVGRIHLPPPVHLLFTTGSFVICNFVPRPFDFHEAAIPAPYFHNNIDSDEVLYYLDGDFMSRKGVSAGSLTWHPGGIPHGPQPGRTEASVGVKRTDEYAFMIDTFEPLKPTVKVRECQDDNYPKSWL; encoded by the coding sequence ATGCCATTTTATCATAAACTGGGAGAGATTCCCAGAGTCAAACATACCACATTTTATAAAGAAGATGAGCAGGAATTGTACCGCGAGGAACTGGTGTCCAGTAAGGGCTTCTCCGGTATTTACTCAAATCTTTACCACCATCATATCCCTTCGGCAACTCGTGCCATACAGGAAGTATCCCTGGAGATTTCAAAAGCCTGGGTTGATGCCCCTGTCGTTTATACCCATTGCAATACCGATAAGTCACCCCTGGGAGGTGACTATATTAACAGCCGGGAAAAATTACTGGAAAATTCACAATGTGCCATCTCCACTGCCAGGGTTAGCCGGGATTCAGATCTTTTTTACCGAAATGCCAGGGCTTCAGAGCTGATTTTTGTACATCATGGCTCAGGTCTTCTCAAAAGTTCCTATGGCGTGAATCCATTTGGCCCAGGAGATCAGATCGTCATACCCAAGGGGACGATTTATTCCATGGAATTCGAAGATTATGATAACAATAAACTGCTGATTATTGAGTCCACCTCCGCCTTTGATATTCCCAAACATTTCCGCAATGAATATGGACAGTTGACTGAGGATGCTCCCTTCTGTGAAAGGGATTTCAGGCCTCCTGAGTATATGGAAGCCGTTGACAAAAGTGGCGAGTTCAAACTTCTGGTAAAAATGGATGATCAATTCGCTGAACATATTCTCCCACATCATCCCTTTGACGTGGTTGGTTGGGATGGGTATCTCTATCCATTCACATTCAATATTAAGGATTATCACCCCAAGGTGGGCCGTATCCATCTGCCACCGCCCGTCCATCTGCTGTTTACCACAGGATCATTTGTCATCTGCAATTTCGTTCCGCGACCCTTTGATTTTCACGAAGCGGCAATCCCTGCACCCTATTTTCACAATAATATTGATAGCGATGAAGTTCTCTATTATCTGGATGGTGATTTTATGTCACGCAAGGGCGTCAGTGCAGGTTCCTTGACCTGGCATCCTGGTGGGATTCCGCATGGTCCCCAACCAGGTCGAACTGAAGCTTCAGTTGGGGTAAAGCGAACTGATGAATACGCATTTATGATTGATACCTTTGAGCCCCTCAAGCCCACTGTGAAGGTTCGGGAATGCCAAGACGATAATTATCCAAAATCATGGTTGTAA
- a CDS encoding TetR/AcrR family transcriptional regulator, which translates to MSLMTEQGYDTITVQNILDRADVGRSTFYSHYRDKEELLLSGMDDILHSLILTLEHPHHCDHQKILSTEPLFQHAQEEFPLHRAIMGGQGINLMIHKIQRHLGQHVEEELKKWLHNDQKPNIPLSLLGHHVASVLLTLLRWWFDNNKPYTPARMDAIFQKLVMPGIREAMPSNS; encoded by the coding sequence ATGTCACTTATGACTGAACAGGGTTACGATACCATTACTGTCCAGAATATTCTGGATCGCGCTGATGTAGGAAGATCGACTTTTTATTCCCATTACCGTGATAAGGAAGAACTGCTTCTTAGTGGGATGGACGATATACTTCATAGTCTGATACTTACACTGGAACACCCCCATCATTGTGACCACCAAAAAATACTTTCAACTGAACCACTATTCCAACATGCACAGGAGGAATTCCCACTACACAGGGCCATCATGGGAGGTCAGGGGATAAATTTGATGATTCATAAGATTCAGAGACATCTGGGACAACATGTGGAGGAAGAATTGAAGAAATGGCTGCATAATGATCAAAAGCCCAATATTCCACTCTCACTCCTGGGTCACCATGTGGCCAGCGTTTTACTTACACTTCTTCGATGGTGGTTTGATAACAATAAGCCATACACGCCCGCCAGAATGGATGCGATTTTCCAGAAATTAGTCATGCCGGGGATAAGAGAAGCTATGCCCTCCAATAGTTGA
- a CDS encoding aromatic amino acid hydroxylase: MDKARTDLGNPILDRLPVHLQQFIKPQIYSDYTAIDQAVWRFVMRMNVRHLQNIAHPSYLEGLAKTGISVDNIPDMKTMNEVLSRIGWAAVSVDGFIPPAAFMEFQAYNVLVIAADIRQLQHIEYTPAPDIIHESAGHAPIIANPEYAEYIRRFGEVGSKAIGSEKDHQLYEAVRHLSIIKEAPGTKQDELLIAEKRINDLQQNMGEPSEMALIRNLHWWTVEYGLIQVGEAVKIYGAGLLSSIGESSACLSDQVVKLPYTLDAAYQDFDITKPQPQLYVTPDFAHLSLVLEELANKMALRRGGLQGVKKLVDSKRLGTIELSTGLQISGVFDDVITVDDKPAYIHTMGATALALRDRELVGHGTTYHHEGFGSPLGKLKGVNLAIEDMSPRDLMAYDIYEGKKTSIEFESGILVQGDVVTGKRNLQGKIVLISFENCTVTLGDQILFAPEWGVYDMAVGRDVVSAYGGPADPKSFDQIIRVPQEQTIQVEPSQKFKNLEQLYHKVRLAREDNMSIDLKDIYVKLKKDHPEDWLLGLELLEMCDAGCELSHTLQTYLDQQGQRSPQNKHLIEFGMNHLMQDAPHEQRGK, from the coding sequence ATGGACAAAGCAAGAACAGACTTGGGGAATCCAATCCTGGACCGTTTACCAGTCCACTTACAACAATTTATCAAACCCCAAATTTATAGTGATTACACGGCAATCGATCAGGCGGTTTGGCGTTTTGTCATGCGCATGAATGTTCGACACCTTCAGAATATTGCCCATCCCAGCTATCTGGAGGGACTGGCCAAGACTGGCATCTCAGTGGATAATATTCCAGATATGAAAACCATGAACGAGGTACTTTCAAGGATTGGCTGGGCGGCTGTATCAGTGGATGGATTTATCCCGCCAGCTGCCTTTATGGAATTCCAGGCCTACAATGTGCTCGTCATTGCAGCCGATATCCGCCAACTTCAACACATTGAATACACACCGGCACCTGATATTATACACGAAAGCGCAGGACATGCCCCCATCATCGCCAATCCCGAATATGCTGAGTATATCAGACGCTTTGGAGAGGTGGGATCCAAGGCCATTGGGAGCGAAAAAGATCATCAGCTCTATGAAGCCGTAAGACACCTCTCAATTATTAAAGAAGCCCCTGGTACTAAGCAGGACGAGCTCCTCATCGCTGAAAAACGTATCAATGATCTGCAGCAGAACATGGGTGAACCCAGTGAGATGGCTTTGATTCGCAACTTGCACTGGTGGACGGTGGAGTATGGCCTGATCCAGGTCGGAGAAGCAGTAAAAATTTATGGTGCTGGCTTACTTTCATCTATTGGGGAAAGCAGCGCTTGTCTAAGTGATCAGGTTGTGAAACTACCATACACCCTGGATGCAGCCTATCAGGATTTTGATATCACCAAACCCCAACCCCAGCTGTATGTCACGCCAGACTTTGCCCATCTTAGCCTGGTCCTCGAGGAATTGGCCAACAAAATGGCGCTTCGAAGGGGAGGTCTCCAAGGGGTCAAGAAACTTGTCGATTCAAAAAGACTGGGGACTATCGAATTAAGTACAGGCTTGCAAATTTCCGGTGTCTTTGATGACGTCATTACTGTGGATGATAAACCTGCATATATCCACACGATGGGTGCAACTGCCCTGGCTTTACGAGACCGTGAATTGGTAGGGCATGGAACAACATATCATCATGAAGGGTTTGGTTCTCCACTTGGAAAGTTAAAGGGTGTAAATCTCGCCATAGAAGACATGAGTCCCAGAGATCTTATGGCTTATGATATCTATGAGGGTAAAAAGACCTCCATCGAGTTTGAGAGTGGTATCCTGGTGCAGGGAGATGTGGTTACAGGGAAAAGAAATTTACAGGGGAAGATCGTTCTCATCAGCTTTGAGAATTGTACTGTGACTCTGGGGGATCAGATATTATTTGCTCCTGAATGGGGTGTCTATGATATGGCTGTGGGCAGAGATGTTGTTTCAGCCTATGGTGGTCCTGCAGATCCCAAAAGTTTTGATCAAATTATCCGCGTACCTCAAGAGCAAACCATTCAGGTGGAACCATCGCAAAAATTTAAGAATCTGGAGCAATTGTATCATAAGGTGCGACTGGCCCGGGAAGACAACATGTCAATTGATCTCAAAGATATCTATGTCAAACTTAAGAAAGATCATCCTGAGGATTGGCTGCTGGGTCTGGAACTGTTGGAGATGTGTGACGCTGGATGTGAACTATCACACACCCTGCAGACTTATTTGGATCAACAGGGACAAAGGTCTCCACAGAATAAACATTTAATTGAATTTGGAATGAATCATCTCATGCAGGATGCTCCGCATGAACAAAGAGGGAAGTGA
- a CDS encoding class I SAM-dependent methyltransferase: MHTPTSAPTTTGRTIPWASFYDTLVNVASLGRAKILRNEIAAKAPFKSGDTVLDVGCGTGDQAILACDIVGKEGAVFGSDASVKMINIARSKAEGLGIAVDFQVDLIENISHPDETFDGVMNSLVMHHLPGDLKIKGISEFYRILKPGGSVYIVDMESVGGSFFQQLGDLIIHLHGGNKKLKDNVQRLTPLLKECGFIDISTGRVNRQLAYICGKK; this comes from the coding sequence ATGCATACACCTACTTCAGCCCCCACAACAACAGGACGAACCATACCCTGGGCATCATTTTATGATACTCTCGTAAATGTAGCCTCACTGGGTAGAGCCAAAATATTGCGTAATGAAATAGCTGCCAAAGCACCCTTCAAATCCGGTGATACGGTGCTTGATGTTGGCTGTGGAACTGGCGATCAAGCTATTTTAGCATGTGATATTGTTGGAAAAGAGGGCGCAGTGTTTGGCTCAGATGCTTCCGTGAAGATGATTAATATTGCACGTTCGAAAGCTGAAGGGTTGGGTATAGCTGTGGATTTTCAGGTGGATTTGATTGAAAATATCTCTCACCCGGATGAAACTTTCGATGGGGTTATGAACAGCCTGGTCATGCACCATCTTCCAGGCGACTTGAAGATAAAAGGAATAAGTGAATTCTATCGAATATTAAAACCAGGGGGGTCAGTTTACATCGTGGACATGGAGTCAGTTGGCGGGAGCTTCTTCCAACAATTAGGCGACTTGATCATTCACCTTCACGGGGGTAACAAAAAACTTAAGGACAACGTTCAACGACTCACCCCTCTGCTAAAGGAGTGCGGTTTTATAGACATTTCTACTGGCAGGGTAAATCGACAGCTCGCGTACATTTGCGGAAAAAAATAA
- a CDS encoding deoxynucleoside kinase, with protein MSDITNDQPRPRSMYLLEGNIGAGKTSLGNILKNSNQFEFLEEPVDTWRDGFAGNLFEMFYSDMPRWSFTFQIMAFTTRAKTWSEILQKVQGDRVVLERSIYTDRNVFAKNLYAGGAMNDSEWQVYQQLWEFLASNYCEKPQKIIYLRTPAELCLERIKQRGRNEEQQMPLDYLKSLEDLHDEWLMDHPDVIHIDGTRRWSAQEIETLLL; from the coding sequence ATGAGTGACATCACCAACGACCAACCAAGACCTCGATCCATGTATCTCCTTGAAGGCAATATTGGAGCAGGAAAAACCAGTTTGGGAAATATTCTGAAAAACTCAAATCAGTTTGAGTTTCTGGAAGAACCCGTGGATACCTGGCGCGATGGTTTTGCCGGAAATCTATTTGAAATGTTTTATTCAGACATGCCGCGATGGTCCTTTACCTTCCAGATTATGGCATTTACTACGCGGGCAAAAACCTGGTCGGAAATTTTACAGAAGGTGCAAGGGGATCGTGTCGTTTTGGAGAGATCAATCTACACGGATAGAAACGTCTTTGCAAAAAACCTGTATGCTGGTGGTGCCATGAACGATTCAGAATGGCAGGTCTATCAGCAACTCTGGGAGTTTTTAGCGTCTAACTATTGTGAGAAGCCTCAAAAAATCATCTATCTGCGAACGCCAGCTGAGCTCTGTCTGGAAAGAATTAAACAGCGGGGTCGCAATGAAGAACAACAAATGCCCCTGGACTATCTGAAAAGCCTTGAAGATTTGCACGATGAATGGCTCATGGACCATCCAGATGTGATACATATAGACGGCACACGCCGCTGGTCGGCTCAAGAGATTGAGACCCTCCTGCTTTAA